The following is a genomic window from Staphylococcus capitis subsp. capitis.
TAAGAATTATGATTAATATAAGCTTGGTAGTTGTAAAGGGTTGATTGAAGAAAATCATATCTACAAGTACCGTACCTACAGCACCTATACCTACAAAAAAAGCATAGACGGTACCTACTGGTAAATGCTTAGATGCATCAATGACAAGATAGAAACTGAGGGCAATAAAAAAGAGGGTAACAACCCAACTTAATAAAGAATGCGCATTATCTAATCCTGTAACCCAGATGATTTCTACAAATCCAGCTATAATTACCTTCAGCCATTGCATTATCAATTGCCTCCAATTTAAAGTGATATCACTATTTTCTCAAATAAGTGATAGTGTAGCAATATTTAAAAATTGACGTAGTAGTTAAGTATTAATTTAGTATATTGAATTAAAAACCCGTCAAGTTACTTAGATATAAATCGCAACTTTGACGGGAGTTAAAGCTATAAGATAGTTGAAAATATAGTGTTTAGTCGAGGTGAATGTAATTGTAAGAACTTGCTTCACTAGATGAGATTGTACGTGTATCTACAACGTATGGTCCACCATTATAATTCATTTCTGATACAGTAACTGAACCATCACTACCAACACTCTCTACATAAGCAACATGTCCATATGCACCTGCAGATGATTGAAGAATTGAGCCTTTTTCTGGAGTATGATTAACAGTATAACCAGCTGATTGAGCTGATGTTGCCCAGTTATTTGCGTTACCCCAAGTTGAACCTATTGTGCCTCCAACTTTATCATAAACATACCAAGTACATTGACCAGCTGTATATAAGTTTCCTGAAGAAGACGTTGTCTTAGTTGAAGTAGTAGATGAGCTGCTTGAATTAGAGCTTAAGTCAGATGATGTTGTAATTGTATTTTTAAAAGTGTGTGTGCGTGTATTTTGATTTAAGCTATGCTGATCCTTGTAGTAGTTAAATGGACGTTGTGGGTGATAGTTAAAATGCTTCAAGTGATTATTATGTTCTTGAAAACCATTGTTCATGGGATGGTGAGAATGTTGATTCCACTGTTGATTACCATGACTATTTTCTGCAGCATGTGCGTTTGTCGTAGCTCCAAATAAAGATGCACCAATACCTGCTGTTAATGTCGTAATTGTAACTAATTTTTTCATAATTAAAAGTCCTCCCAAAAATAAAACAATAATATGATATATCTTAAAGGTGTAGCGACCAATGAGTAAGAATATATCATTTTATGTTATTTATTCGTCATCTTTGACGACACAACAACTCTAACAAAATATTTTATGTTTGTGATTGATGTTACGCTTTCGTAAACCAATTAAAAAAACCTTGACCATCGTTGTAATAAACGTTAGTCAAGGTTACAGTTTGTTACAAAAACTTCAATGAAGCACTGTTCTTAAAATTAAATAGGTTTTGTTGTTTAAAAACTTAAGCTTTTGTTACAGGTTATTGTAATAAAATAAGACCTAACTTTTATTTTATGATAGGGATGCTGAATGGTATTTTATAAGTTTTGCCTGAAAAATACTTAACGCACCCAATAATAGTACATACTATACTAATAATTGATAAAACAAGTAAGGCAAGAGTGAGAATTAACATACAAATTAATGCAAAAATTTGAATACCTGTATTATTATCACTCAAGGTTGATATGAAAAGAAAGCCATACACTAAAATCACTGCAACTACAGAATATATAAAATAAGAAATGTAGTAATTTAGATATGTCTTTCCAGCTGTATCTATAAGTTTAGAGTCTTTTCGTTTTACTAACCATATGACAAGTGGACCAATAAAACTTGTAAATAAACCTAATAGATAAATTAACATTGACATTAATCGCTCGTCTTGCTCTTCATCTTTTGCGATTTGATTGTTTTCTTGTGAAGTATACTGATTGCTTCTATTATATTGTTGGTAATCACTATTTTGAGTAGATTGGTTTCGTTCACTATTTAAGTTTTGAGATGACATTTGACTTTCTGAAGTTGTTTCTGAATGATCAAAACGATGATTTTCACTATTATTCATAATGAATAGCCTCCGAATTTATTATTTATATACATAATACACTTATTACTATATCAAAATAGAATTTATTATTAAATGATAAATTTAAATTTTCAACTTTAAATATTGAATAAGTTTAAAAAATGGTTTATTCGGTTATATAGTATTGTTATTATACAGAAGAAGTAATGTTTTTGAGTAAGTGAATGGCTTTGACTCATATTTATTAAACACGTTATTTATAGTTATCGCGGGGCGGGCCGCAGAATTCTTCCTATACGATTGATGAATTCAGACCCACTCCTTTTTTATTGGATTATTTAAATTAACAAATATGAACACAACTATTTTAATGAAGAAAGAAGGAAAATTATGAAAATAGCTATTGTAGGTTCAGGTAATGGTGCAGTAACTGCGGCTGTCGATATGGTAGACAAAGGTCATGATGTAAGATTATATTGTCGTAACGAGTCAATTGAAAAATTTAATGCTGCTTTTGAAAAAGGCGGTTTTGATTTTAATAATGAAGGACAAGAAAAATTTATACCTTTTACAAATATTAGTGATGATATTGAATATGTTCTAGAAGATGCAGATATCGTTCAAGTCATTATTCCATCATCATTTATTGAATATTATGCTAAAGTCATGTCTCACTTTGTGACAGATAAACATCTTATCTTTTTCAACATAGCTGCTTCTATGGGGTCTATTCGTTTTATGAACGTTTTAGAGGATCGTCACATTGATGTACACCCTAATTTTGCTGAAGCCAACACGCTTACTTATGGTACACGTGTTGATTTTGAAAATGCGCGAGTAGATTTATCACTTAATGTACGTAGAGTATTTTTCTCAACATTTGATAGAAGTGAATTAAATGATAGTTACGAAAAAGTATCACAAATTTATGAATATCTAGTTAAAGAGGAAAGTCTGTTAAAGACAAATCTAGAGAATGGTAACCCAGAAGTACACCCGGGTCCTACTTTACTAAACGTAGGTCGAATAGATTATGCTGAGAATTTCTCATTATATAAAGAAGGGATAACTAAACATACAGTTCGATTATTACATGCGATTGAACTTGAACGATTGAATTTAGGGAGAAAATTAGGGTTTGAGTTATCTACAGCAAAAGAATCTCGTATTCAAAGAGGTTATTTAGAGCGACAAGATGAAGATGAACCTTTAAATCGTCTATTTAATACGAGTCCAGTATTTTCTAAAATACCGGGACCTAACCATGTAGAAAATAGATATTTAACTGAAGATATCGCTTATGGATTAGTCTTATGGTCTAGTTTAGGGAGAGTTATAGATGTACCAACACCTAATATTGATGCGGTTATAGTTATCGCATCAACAATTCTCGAACGAGACTTCTTTGAAGAAGGGTTGACAATAGAAGAATTAGGATTAGAAAAATTAGATTTAGAATAAAAATTTAATCACAAGTTTACGAAAAGAGGTTTTGCATCAAAAAACTGCTGAAGGGAGCAATTAATATGACGCATAAGTACAGGAAACCCACATTTTTGGAGTCCTTATCTACGATTATATTTATGGTAATAGTGGTAGTAATAGGATTTATCTTCTTTAATATACCTATTCAGATATTATTATTAATATCATCAGCTTATGCTGCATTTATTGCATATCGAGTTGGATTAAGATGGGAAGATTTAGAAGAAGGTATAACTAAGAGGCTTACTACAGCTATGCCTGCTATTTTTATCATTTTAGCCGTAGGGATTATAGTTGGCAGTTGGATGTTTTCTGGAACAGTGCCAGCATTGATTTATTATGGTTTAAAGTTCTTAAATCCGAGTTATTTTTTAGTTTCTGCATTTATCATCAGTGCAATTACTTCGGTCGCTACAGGTACAGCTTGGGGGTCAGCATCCACAGCAGGTATAGCATTGATTTCAATTTCAAATCAGTTAGGCGTAGCGCCTGGTATGGCTGCAGGTGCAATTATTGCAGGTGCAGTGTTTGGCGATAAAATGTCGCCTTTATCAGATACAACTAATTTAGCCGCATTAGTTACTAAAGTGAATATCTTTGCTCATATCAAATCAATGATGTGGACAACAATTCCTGCATCCATCATTGGCATGATTGTGTGGTTCTTTGCGGGATTGCATTCAAAAGGTCATACGAATCCTAAACAAATACAGACATTACTCCATGAGTTAGATAAAGTTTATAACATTAATTTAATTGTATGGATTCCGTTAGTTGTAATTGCGGTTTGTTTATTTCTAAGAGTCTCTACAGTACCATCCATGCTCATTTCTAGTTTAAGTGCTTTAATTGTTGGAACATTTAATAATCATTTCAATATAGTTGATGGTTTGAAAGCAATGTTTGAAGGTTTTAATCATAGTATGGTAAATCAATCACACTTATCTAAGAATGTGACCACTTTAATAGAACAAGGTGGTATGATGAGCATGACAGAAATTATTGTTACCATTTTTTGTGGCTATGCCTTTGCAGGTATTGTAGAAAAAGCAGGATGCTTAGATGTTATGTTAAATACTGTATCTAAATGTGTAAAATCAGTTGGAACTCTTATACTTATTACAGTGGTTTGTAGTTTGATGCTTGTTTTTGCAGCAGGTGTTGCTTCTATTGTAATTATCATGGTTGGTGTGTTAATGAAAGAAATGTTTGAAAAAATGGATTTATCAAGATCGGTATTATCTCGAACACTTGAAGATTCAAGCACTATGATTTTACCACTTATTCCATGGGGAACTTCAGGTATATATTATTCACACCAATTAAATGTGTCAGTAGGGGATTTCTTTATTTGGACAGTACCTTGTTACTTGTGTGCACTAATAGCAATTACTTACGGTTTTACAGGTATAGGTATAAAGAAATTAAATAAAAATTAAGTTTAATATTTTTACAGAGTGGAATATACTAAATATGTTGAAACAATATACATAGATATAACTTGTAGCGATTATATCTAGTGTTGGTTTTAGCATATTAATATCCTTCTATATAGTGATTGTATTTATTTTGTAGCGGAATAAATACTTGACTGTATGTAACGAATTCTTTTATACATCTTAATTATCAATTTTAAAATGATATAGAAAGACTAAACAAGAACATTTGAATTTGTTTTAGAAAAAACTATTTTTAGCCTATTACTTTCTAAGTAATAGGCCTTTTTGGTGTTTAATAGTTTTTAAATTCATAGGGTATTCAATGAATTAAAAAAGCATTCATACCTAAAATGGAATGAATGCTTGACGTTATTAAATATAATTGCATTATTAATGAATATAGTTATAAGAAGCAGCTTGACTAGCTGAGATAGTACGTGATGTTACAACACCTACACCGTGGCCATAGTTCATTTCTGAAACAGTAATTGAACCATTGCTGTTGACACTCTCAACATAAGCAACGTGACCAAATGCACCTTGTGAAGTTTGTAAAATCGCACCTTGTGAAGGTGAGTTATTTACTGTATATCCTGCTGAAGCGGCAGCGTTTGCCCAGTTATTAGCGTTACCCCAAGTAGAGCCGATTTTTCCACCAACTTTATCATATACATAGTATGTACATTGACCTGAAGTATATAAGTTACCACCTGCTGAAGATGCGTTTGATAATGACACACCATTTGAAGATGGAGCAGAAGTTGTTGTTACATGTACGTTACGACTTGTTGAAGAATAGTTAGCACCTAAGCCACCAGTTTGGTTATTAGAATTACTATAATTATTATTATTGTAATTATTATTTGAGTAGTTACTGTAACTATAATTGTTATGAGAATTTAAACGATCTGGGCTCCAGTTACCTTTCCAAGTGTAGTGGTAATCTCCTTGTTGATCGATAGTATATGAGTAACTATATGAAGTTGGATCATTTGGATTATAACCACCATTATTTTGTTCTGCTGCGTGAGCATCGTTGTGTGCAAAAGCGAAAGTAGCGATTCCCGCAGTTGCGATTGTAGCTGTAGCGATTTTTTTCATTGTTAAATATCCTCCTGAGAATTAAATTATCTTTTTATTTAATAGTCATGTGACCAATGAGTTACTAATTTCTTTCGTTCTTTTTAACGACAAGCAATACTTTATCAGAAAAAAGTATGCTTGTGTGGCTTGTTAACGTTTTGTAATTTTTTGCTAATATTGTTACACGGTTTGTTATAATCCAACATTTTAGTAGAATCTGTTGGAAAACGATTATGACGGCATTTTATTTTTGTTTGAATTAAAAAACATAT
Proteins encoded in this region:
- a CDS encoding SMR family transporter, whose protein sequence is MQWLKVIIAGFVEIIWVTGLDNAHSLLSWVVTLFFIALSFYLVIDASKHLPVGTVYAFFVGIGAVGTVLVDMIFFNQPFTTTKLILIIILIAGIIGLKLTTNENEEGGQ
- the nhaC gene encoding Na+/H+ antiporter NhaC, coding for MTHKYRKPTFLESLSTIIFMVIVVVIGFIFFNIPIQILLLISSAYAAFIAYRVGLRWEDLEEGITKRLTTAMPAIFIILAVGIIVGSWMFSGTVPALIYYGLKFLNPSYFLVSAFIISAITSVATGTAWGSASTAGIALISISNQLGVAPGMAAGAIIAGAVFGDKMSPLSDTTNLAALVTKVNIFAHIKSMMWTTIPASIIGMIVWFFAGLHSKGHTNPKQIQTLLHELDKVYNINLIVWIPLVVIAVCLFLRVSTVPSMLISSLSALIVGTFNNHFNIVDGLKAMFEGFNHSMVNQSHLSKNVTTLIEQGGMMSMTEIIVTIFCGYAFAGIVEKAGCLDVMLNTVSKCVKSVGTLILITVVCSLMLVFAAGVASIVIIMVGVLMKEMFEKMDLSRSVLSRTLEDSSTMILPLIPWGTSGIYYSHQLNVSVGDFFIWTVPCYLCALIAITYGFTGIGIKKLNKN
- a CDS encoding NAD/NADP-dependent octopine/nopaline dehydrogenase family protein, which translates into the protein MKIAIVGSGNGAVTAAVDMVDKGHDVRLYCRNESIEKFNAAFEKGGFDFNNEGQEKFIPFTNISDDIEYVLEDADIVQVIIPSSFIEYYAKVMSHFVTDKHLIFFNIAASMGSIRFMNVLEDRHIDVHPNFAEANTLTYGTRVDFENARVDLSLNVRRVFFSTFDRSELNDSYEKVSQIYEYLVKEESLLKTNLENGNPEVHPGPTLLNVGRIDYAENFSLYKEGITKHTVRLLHAIELERLNLGRKLGFELSTAKESRIQRGYLERQDEDEPLNRLFNTSPVFSKIPGPNHVENRYLTEDIAYGLVLWSSLGRVIDVPTPNIDAVIVIASTILERDFFEEGLTIEELGLEKLDLE
- a CDS encoding CHAP domain-containing protein is translated as MKKIATATIATAGIATFAFAHNDAHAAEQNNGGYNPNDPTSYSYSYTIDQQGDYHYTWKGNWSPDRLNSHNNYSYSNYSNNNYNNNNYSNSNNQTGGLGANYSSTSRNVHVTTTSAPSSNGVSLSNASSAGGNLYTSGQCTYYVYDKVGGKIGSTWGNANNWANAAASAGYTVNNSPSQGAILQTSQGAFGHVAYVESVNSNGSITVSEMNYGHGVGVVTSRTISASQAASYNYIH
- a CDS encoding DUF4870 domain-containing protein, which produces MNNSENHRFDHSETTSESQMSSQNLNSERNQSTQNSDYQQYNRSNQYTSQENNQIAKDEEQDERLMSMLIYLLGLFTSFIGPLVIWLVKRKDSKLIDTAGKTYLNYYISYFIYSVVAVILVYGFLFISTLSDNNTGIQIFALICMLILTLALLVLSIISIVCTIIGCVKYFSGKTYKIPFSIPIIK
- a CDS encoding CHAP domain-containing protein — protein: MKKLVTITTLTAGIGASLFGATTNAHAAENSHGNQQWNQHSHHPMNNGFQEHNNHLKHFNYHPQRPFNYYKDQHSLNQNTRTHTFKNTITTSSDLSSNSSSSSTTSTKTTSSSGNLYTAGQCTWYVYDKVGGTIGSTWGNANNWATSAQSAGYTVNHTPEKGSILQSSAGAYGHVAYVESVGSDGSVTVSEMNYNGGPYVVDTRTISSSEASSYNYIHLD